The Rosa rugosa chromosome 1, drRosRugo1.1, whole genome shotgun sequence genomic sequence ATTTATACAAGAagctaaagaaaaaagaagaggttGGTCAAACATATTTTGAGGACTTAGTAACGAGGTCTTTCTTCCAAGATTTTATGAAAGATGATGATGGGAATGTTACACATTGCAAAATGCATGATATTATGCATGACCTTTTACAGTACTTGACCCTGGAAGAATGTTTTAGTATGGAGGTGAAGGTTGCTGATGAGATGATGGAGCTTTCCAACAATAACAATTTTCGTCACTTCACCCTGATGTGTGCATCTCAGGGTATATTTAGCATCCTTTCTTCTCAAAATTGTGGAAATTTGCGTACCTTCACTACTTTTACTTCAACAATTTATAGTATTGAGCCAGAGTTTATAACTTCACAATTGAAACGTGTTAGGGCTTTAAATTTGAGTGATACCTCCCTCGTAGTAGTTCCAAAAGAGGTTGGTGAATTGCTACACTTGAGGTATCTTGATCTATCACATAATTTGTTTACGGAATTACCGGACAAAATAGGTGATTTGTACAATCTACAAACCTTGCGGCTTGTTCGGTGCTATTATCTCGTAAAATTGCCTGATATGAGGAAGTTAATCAATTTGAAGCATCTTTACGTAAAGCGTTGTTGGCATCTAAATTCAAAAGGTATTAGTAGATTGAAATGGCTGGAAACACTAGATGAGTTTCACGTGAACAACGATATCAGAGAAGGATTGCGGTTGGAGGATCTGGAAAACTTGGACAAGCTTCAAGGGGCTCTTTCCATGCTACACTCGGGATCCTCATTGCAAACTCTGGGTGGGGCCCTGAGAGCACGGTTGAATAAGAAACGCCTCCGTCACTTGGAACTTAATTTCGACTGGTACGGAGCACCGACGCTCGAAAACGAAGGAGCGATACTGAATGCTTTAAAACCACATCCAGATTTGGAATCATTAAGCATCCTTCACTGTTATGGGGCTACCTCGACTCCCACTTGGCTCATGTCTTTACCAAACTTGAAGTGGCTTATTCTTTCCATCAGGCAAATTGAGGTTTTACCTGCTTTGGGGACACTGTCGTTCCTTGAATCGCTGGATATAAGTTTCAACGGTAAACTGCAAAAGGTGGGTGTTGAGTTTCTGGGGATAGATCGAATATCATCATCATTGTCATCGGAGGTTATTTCATTCCCAAAGTTAAAACACCTCACGTTCTGTGACGTCTATCAATGGGAAGAGTGGGAAGGAGTGGATTCCCAGAATATTAGGATAATGCCATGCCTTTCATCCTTAGAAGTGAGGGGATGCGAAAAACTAAAAGCTTTGCCGGAGTTCCTATGGAAGACACCACTGAAGAGTTTGACCATTGTGGATAGTCCAATTCTGCGTTCTGTGTACTATGGAGGCAACAATATTCGGTGGACCACTTATGGTGAGGAGCCAGCCCCGACAAATGAGGGGTTTAACAAGATCTCTCACATCCCAAACATCACAATTGGCTATGAACGTGACCGTAGAATGAGGAGCTAGCTAGCTTCTGCCAATCTCATCCACTCCAATATTCTGGTAATTAATCTCTTCTACATTAACCTTGTTGCTcattttctttcactttttATAATTGCTACTTGATAGGCATCTATGGATTTACTAAAGAGGCAAAGTCAAGTGCCGACGCAATGGCAAGGCACGCCGCACCCCAATTTGTAGTAGTCTTCCATTCAGCAAAATTCTTGTATTGAAACTGAAAAGGTAGATTTCCTTCAATATACATGGTTTAATGTCATATCAGAATATTTTAATTTCCATCATCGTTAAGGTCTTATTCCTTGTGGCCCTCTTTTACTTCAGACTTCCACCTCCTCTGTAGAAGTTGTGTGGGTGGAAAACCCTTCTGGACAGCTTTCATTTACAATATCATATACTAACATCCATGGTAAGCTGAATTAGGCCAATCCCTTTTTGTAACATtcaaatttatatttatttaaacTGGGATTAGCTTGTTTGTCTAATTGGTTGGCTGGCTTTCAGGCTATATAATGTGGGATGCATACCTGTTATCTTAAGCATGAGAGTCTCTCTCTTTCCCAATCATTTAAGACTTGTTCCATCGAGGAGTGCAAAGAATGAAAATGGAATGTCAGTTTCATGAGCGACGAATTTTGCTGATTGGTATTGATATCATGTATCCTCAGCCATTGAACTCAACCCCCTAGCAACTATACCATCTACATTGTTGGATTTATTTCATCAAAACAAAGGTCAGTGCAGAGCTAATGCCATAGGCTATAGATGAAAATAGAGCTATAATGTTCCTCTATCAGCCTGTtagacatgtttttttttttggtggtagATCAATGAATATATTAGACAAAATATCCCCGGAAAAGCTTAGACTTTAGTAATTGTACCTTGACTAGCATTAAATCATTAATGGTCATTGCAATTCTGTGATCATTTTTCCAATTTAACTTGCTATTATGAAC encodes the following:
- the LOC133725341 gene encoding putative disease resistance protein RGA4 isoform X2, translated to MAETLVNLLLERLASVTINKIGRELKLVTGVDDEVANLSRNLKLIRAVLQDAEERHVLEASMGEVTGASVGDWLNELNQVSHEMDDVLDEWCTEILKQQLLDEQEGVNPTEALEIPKDSNKGGIIKTARTKEKYLTLEECFSMEVKVADEMMELSNNNNFRHFTLMCASQGIFSILSSQNCGNLRTFTTFTSTIYSIEPEFITSQLKRVRALNLSDTSLVVVPKEVGELLHLRYLDLSHNLFTELPDKIGDLYNLQTLRLVRCYYLVKLPDMRKLINLKHLYVKRCWHLNSKGISRLKWLETLDEFHVNNDIREGLRLEDLENLDKLQGALSMLHSGSSLQTLGGALRARLNKKRLRHLELNFDWYGAPTLENEGAILNALKPHPDLESLSILHCYGATSTPTWLMSLPNLKWLILSIRQIEVLPALGTLSFLESLDISFNGKLQKVGVEFLGIDRISSSLSSEVISFPKLKHLTFCDVYQWEEWEGVDSQNIRIMPCLSSLEVRGCEKLKALPEFLWKTPLKSLTIVDSPILRSVYYGGNNIRWTTYGEEPAPTNEGFNKISHIPNITIGYERDRRMRS